A window of Thermus filiformis genomic DNA:
AGGACCCCGAGCCCCAGGGCGATCACCGCCACCGCCCCCACCGCCACCGCCTGCTCGCCGAAGGTGAGGTAGACGGAGGCCAGGATCGCCCCCACCCCGGCCAGGCCGGCCAGGCCGAAGCCAGGGAAGAGGAAGGCCTCGGCCAGGAGGAGGGCCACCCCCAGAAAGAAGAGGGTGAGTTCAAACAGGCCGGAAAGCCCCGCCAGCCACCCTCCGGCGAAGTAGAGGGCCAGAAAGGCCAGGCCCAGCCCCCCCGCTACGCCGAAGCCCGGGGTGAAGAGCTCCAAAAGCAGGAGGAGGAGGCCCAGGGCCAGGAGGAGGCCCGCCACGGTGGAGCTGGTGAGGAAGCGGGCCAGCTGGACCCGGGGGCCGGGGTCCACCCGCTCCACCTCCGGGGCGAACCCCGCCAGGGAGAGGGCCTCGGCCAAGGAGGTGGCCAGGTGGTCGGCCACCTTCAGCTCCACCGCCTTGCTGGCGGAAAGCGTCAGGGGCTCCCCCTTGGCGGAGAGGCCGGGGACCTCGAGCTCCGGGTCCACCATGGCCTCCGCCAGGAGGGCGGGCCGGCCCCGGGCCTCGGCTACTGCCCGAAACTTCCCCTTCAGGGCGGAGATGACCTTCCGGTCCGCCGCCTGGGGCTGTTGGAAGGGGACCCCTACCACGGGCAGGGCCGCCCCGATCTCCGCCCCGGGGAGCATGGCGATCTGGCGGCAGGAAAGCGCGATCAGGGCCCCGGCGGAGAAGGCGTTCTTCACCACGGCCAGGGTGGGGAGGGGGGTCTCCAGGATGCGGTCGGAGATGCGGATGGCCGCGTC
This region includes:
- a CDS encoding NfeD family protein, yielding MKRILVLLSFLGLALARTYLVPIEGEIDPALAVFVDQALSRAEREGASGVVLLIDTPGGRVDAAIRISDRILETPLPTLAVVKNAFSAGALIALSCRQIAMLPGAEIGAALPVVGVPFQQPQAADRKVISALKGKFRAVAEARGRPALLAEAMVDPELEVPGLSAKGEPLTLSASKAVELKVADHLATSLAEALSLAGFAPEVERVDPGPRVQLARFLTSSTVAGLLLALGLLLLLLELFTPGFGVAGGLGLAFLALYFAGGWLAGLSGLFELTLFFLGVALLLAEAFLFPGFGLAGLAGVGAILASVYLTFGEQAVAVGAVAVIALGLGVLFLFRFFPRTRPARALVLESAISEHATQSPVEVGALGTALTDLRPAGAARFGDKRVDVVARGQFIPRGSRVKVVEVDGPRIVVEPVEEV